One genomic region from Candidatus Poribacteria bacterium encodes:
- a CDS encoding deiodinase, whose translation MIYIREAHPIDGWDIGSEQRIRDPQTIEERRSVARSCEAALRYGIRTYVDEMDDAVMTAYAAWPERLYLIDTNGRVAYAGGPGPYEFHPNELRTAIERLIA comes from the coding sequence GTGATCTACATCCGAGAGGCGCACCCCATCGACGGATGGGACATCGGCAGCGAGCAGCGGATCCGCGACCCGCAGACCATCGAGGAGCGCCGATCCGTCGCGCGTTCCTGCGAAGCCGCCCTGCGCTACGGCATCCGTACGTACGTCGACGAGATGGACGATGCGGTCATGACCGCCTACGCCGCTTGGCCCGAGCGGCTCTACCTGATCGACACGAACGGACGGGTCGCCTATGCAGGCGGGCCCGGACCCTACGAGTTCCACCCGAACGAGCTCCGCACGGCAATCGAACGGCTGATCGCCTAG
- a CDS encoding Gfo/Idh/MocA family oxidoreductase, translating to MSASAALPIGVGIIGLGRAGWSLHALTLESMSEQYRVAAVCDPEESRRAEAKARFGCAAYTEVGDLVNDPNVELVVVASPSHLHAPYAIAAMKAGKDALVEKPFATSLVDVDAMIRIGQQTGRIVTASQNYRYGPDFMKVREVVESGALGTVLFARFAWHGFSRRWDWQTLKEYGGGSLNNSASHAVDQALLLLGDVEPHVACQMVSTPLSSGDAEDHVKITLSAPGSPWIDIEISSAVAYGQDRWLVAGTQGGLTGTTSRIRWKYIDISTLPPRPVSRVPTPDRSYNREELTWTEETYDCASEPFRSSNERLYADLYRTIRDGVPLAIAPESVRRQIAVLEKCRELASV from the coding sequence ATGTCTGCCAGTGCAGCGCTCCCGATCGGCGTCGGCATCATCGGTCTCGGCAGAGCCGGCTGGAGCCTTCACGCCCTCACGCTCGAATCCATGTCGGAACAATACCGAGTCGCCGCCGTATGCGATCCAGAGGAATCCCGGCGGGCGGAAGCCAAGGCGCGCTTCGGCTGCGCCGCGTACACCGAAGTCGGCGACCTCGTCAACGATCCGAATGTCGAGCTGGTCGTCGTCGCATCTCCGAGCCATCTGCACGCGCCCTACGCCATCGCCGCGATGAAAGCCGGCAAGGACGCGCTCGTCGAGAAGCCCTTCGCCACGAGCCTGGTGGACGTCGACGCGATGATCCGCATCGGGCAGCAGACGGGGCGGATCGTGACGGCGAGTCAGAACTATCGCTACGGACCCGACTTCATGAAGGTTCGTGAGGTGGTGGAGTCCGGGGCGCTGGGAACCGTGCTCTTTGCGCGTTTCGCGTGGCACGGATTCAGCCGCCGGTGGGATTGGCAGACGCTCAAGGAGTACGGCGGCGGCTCGCTCAACAACAGCGCCTCCCACGCCGTCGATCAGGCTCTGCTGCTGCTTGGCGACGTCGAGCCGCACGTCGCTTGCCAGATGGTCAGCACGCCGCTGTCGTCCGGCGACGCGGAGGACCACGTCAAGATCACGCTATCCGCGCCGGGATCCCCGTGGATCGACATCGAGATATCGAGCGCCGTCGCCTATGGGCAGGACCGCTGGCTGGTCGCCGGAACCCAGGGAGGACTCACGGGAACCACGAGTCGGATTCGCTGGAAGTACATCGACATCTCGACGCTGCCGCCCCGTCCCGTGTCCCGTGTTCCAACGCCCGACCGCAGCTACAACCGCGAGGAACTGACCTGGACGGAAGAGACTTACGACTGCGCGTCGGAGCCCTTCCGGTCGAGCAACGAGCGTCTCTACGCCGACCTGTACCGCACGATCCGCGATGGGGTTCCCTTAGC